One Stenotrophomonas oahuensis genomic region harbors:
- a CDS encoding XVIPCD domain-containing protein, whose amino-acid sequence MDYRELSQAEYERKLRLVIVGAEGLHAHVQDVGDGKATIGWGFTLNRNNNVRIWRESGLELSDAQWRTLAGVDAAGTEREKTRLGLGFSRQLDAAESDSLLRASLAEYEVPANSANMPLSDERIAAVSLAYNRGPANLTGTANGTVPEHPVMEAIRQGDRAEAWYQIRYNCWGSDKPNEQYPHRLSNEGGLRKRRFAEAQVFGLYDDSENITPTEARAVYRTLELHRDDIERVELQFGETLDGTQASRNRVVQANRDYPDLVAEYGRVPSVAAAFAPARDVLMEDLRAQHPTMAERLQTDSFPPGAIFLDPNRSLRDSDDIQQIYPDNTRPHIALRREHSNSSSEAVSEEHQATLDSRRMRGNQEVSRNDVLIGDGGNDVLRGHQGDDVLIGGHGRDRLEGGTGHDTYVVGGGDTIRDADGRGELHWGNLQLTGGVRSETDPAGTYRSEDGRFAYRLVEGNLSITGTQATEAANRQPTVVENFQNGQLGITLADGRRAELDSPAYLRDPMYLQIQRGVAGLDAQHGRSYDAISERMTTSLLALAKQRGLHSVDHVMLSGPTADKPAGANVFLVQGDLSNPGHYRAVMPTAVAAQTPIEESVRSIEAAEQTRVAKEDQQTQPERHQSSPLRMG is encoded by the coding sequence ATGGACTACAGAGAGCTAAGCCAAGCTGAGTACGAAAGAAAGCTCAGGCTTGTGATAGTCGGAGCTGAAGGCCTGCACGCCCACGTTCAAGACGTCGGCGACGGAAAGGCCACCATAGGTTGGGGCTTCACGCTGAATCGTAACAACAACGTCAGAATATGGCGCGAATCTGGACTTGAGCTAAGTGACGCTCAATGGCGAACGCTCGCAGGCGTGGATGCAGCAGGGACTGAACGAGAAAAGACTCGCTTGGGTCTAGGCTTCAGCAGACAGCTTGACGCGGCGGAATCAGACAGTTTGCTACGCGCATCTCTGGCGGAATACGAGGTACCAGCAAATAGCGCGAATATGCCGCTATCTGATGAACGGATCGCAGCGGTTTCGCTTGCCTACAATCGCGGACCCGCCAATCTGACTGGAACTGCGAACGGAACTGTGCCCGAGCACCCGGTAATGGAAGCCATACGCCAGGGTGACCGGGCTGAAGCTTGGTACCAGATCAGATACAACTGTTGGGGGAGCGACAAGCCCAATGAACAGTACCCGCATCGTTTGTCCAACGAAGGCGGCCTAAGAAAGCGGCGCTTTGCAGAGGCTCAGGTATTTGGCCTTTATGACGACAGCGAGAACATCACTCCGACCGAGGCCCGAGCTGTCTACCGCACACTTGAACTGCATCGTGACGATATTGAGCGCGTCGAGCTCCAGTTCGGCGAGACCCTTGACGGCACGCAAGCTTCGCGCAATCGCGTTGTGCAAGCCAATAGGGACTATCCTGATCTCGTAGCCGAATATGGTCGCGTACCATCAGTAGCAGCTGCCTTCGCACCGGCTCGTGATGTGCTAATGGAAGACCTGCGCGCCCAGCACCCGACAATGGCAGAACGACTGCAGACCGACAGCTTCCCCCCAGGCGCCATCTTCCTCGACCCAAATCGTAGCCTTCGCGACAGCGATGACATCCAGCAGATCTACCCTGACAATACTCGCCCACACATTGCACTTCGCCGCGAACACAGCAACTCATCCAGCGAAGCGGTGAGCGAAGAACATCAAGCGACACTGGATTCTCGCCGAATGCGCGGCAACCAGGAAGTCTCCCGGAACGACGTTCTGATTGGCGACGGCGGAAACGATGTTCTACGTGGTCACCAGGGCGATGACGTCCTGATTGGCGGCCACGGACGCGACCGCCTTGAAGGCGGCACAGGCCATGACACCTATGTGGTGGGCGGAGGCGACACGATTCGGGACGCGGATGGGCGCGGCGAACTGCACTGGGGCAACCTGCAGCTCACCGGAGGTGTGCGTTCTGAAACCGATCCCGCAGGCACCTACCGCAGCGAAGACGGGCGCTTTGCTTATCGCTTGGTTGAGGGCAACCTCAGCATCACTGGCACGCAGGCTACCGAAGCCGCAAACCGCCAGCCCACTGTCGTTGAGAATTTCCAGAACGGACAACTGGGCATAACCCTTGCGGACGGTCGCAGGGCTGAGCTTGATTCCCCTGCGTATCTACGCGACCCGATGTATCTGCAGATCCAGCGGGGTGTCGCCGGACTCGACGCTCAGCACGGCCGTAGCTATGACGCCATCAGTGAGCGCATGACGACCAGCCTGCTTGCACTCGCAAAGCAACGGGGGCTGCACTCGGTCGATCATGTAATGCTGAGCGGGCCAACGGCGGACAAACCGGCCGGGGCCAACGTGTTTCTGGTGCAAGGTGACCTATCGAACCCGGGTCATTATCGAGCCGTCATGCCGACGGCAGTGGCCGCCCAGACCCCGATTGAGGAGTCTGTCCGCAGCATCGAAGCAGCCGAGCAAACGCGCGTCGCCAAGGAGGATCAACAAACGCAGCCAGAACGACATCAATCGTCGCCGCTCCGGATGGGATGA
- the cyoA gene encoding ubiquinol oxidase subunit II has protein sequence MIPLKTLGRFLRPGLLFALSVFLTGCNSAILDPKGQIGQDEKTLLITATVLMLLVVVPVIIMTLAFAWKYRASNTKARYEPKWSHSTAIEVVVWSIPCMIVLVLAVLTWRSSHALDPYRPLESDKKPVVIEAISLDWKWLFIYPEENIATVNEITFPVNTPLNFKITSDSVMNAFFIPHLGSMIYSMTGMETKLHLIANETGEFPGMSSHYSGAGFSKMHFTAHSVTEEQYQQWLAKVRAESSTLNKDAFNALVAEKNHDWHPVTYFGNTETGLFNWVVEKHMGDNNHYGMDHKAKGHEGMSHGEGAAHEGHEGHEMPAAEHAEHTADEHAAAGHTGHAGSGE, from the coding sequence ATGATTCCGTTGAAAACCCTTGGGCGCTTCCTGCGTCCGGGCCTGCTGTTTGCTTTGTCCGTGTTCCTCACGGGCTGCAACTCGGCCATTCTTGACCCGAAGGGCCAGATCGGCCAGGACGAAAAAACCCTGCTGATCACGGCAACGGTGCTGATGCTGCTGGTCGTTGTGCCGGTCATCATCATGACCCTGGCCTTCGCCTGGAAGTACCGCGCTTCCAACACCAAGGCCCGTTACGAGCCGAAGTGGTCGCATTCCACCGCGATCGAAGTGGTCGTCTGGTCGATCCCCTGCATGATCGTGCTGGTGCTGGCCGTGCTGACCTGGCGCTCCTCGCATGCGCTGGATCCGTACCGTCCGCTGGAATCGGACAAGAAGCCGGTGGTGATCGAAGCCATTTCGCTGGACTGGAAGTGGTTGTTCATCTACCCGGAAGAGAACATCGCGACGGTCAACGAAATCACCTTCCCGGTGAACACCCCGCTGAACTTCAAGATCACGTCCGATTCGGTGATGAATGCGTTCTTCATCCCGCACCTGGGCAGCATGATCTACTCAATGACCGGCATGGAGACCAAGCTCCATCTGATCGCCAACGAGACCGGCGAATTCCCGGGCATGTCCTCGCACTACAGCGGCGCGGGCTTCAGCAAGATGCACTTCACGGCCCACTCGGTCACTGAAGAGCAGTACCAGCAGTGGCTGGCCAAGGTGCGTGCCGAAAGCAGCACCCTGAACAAGGATGCCTTCAACGCCCTGGTGGCCGAGAAGAACCACGACTGGCACCCGGTGACCTATTTCGGCAACACCGAAACCGGTCTGTTCAACTGGGTCGTCGAAAAGCACATGGGCGACAACAACCACTACGGCATGGACCACAAGGCCAAGGGCCACGAGGGCATGTCGCACGGTGAAGGCGCAGCCCATGAAGGCCATGAAGGCCACGAAATGCCGGCCGCTGAGCACGCCGAACACACTGCAGACGAGCACGCCGCCGCCGGTCACACCGGCCACGCAGGCTCGGGAGAATAA
- the cyoB gene encoding cytochrome o ubiquinol oxidase subunit I: MLGKLTFADIPHDPIIITTLIGAGIGGLLLLAVITKFKLWGYLWKEWFTSVDHKKIGIMYLIVAFVMLLRGFADAIMMRAQQAIAVNGAEGFLPPHHYDQIFTAHGVIMIFFVAMPLITGLMNVVVPLQIGARDVAFPFVNSLSFWLFVAGAGLIMISLGVGEFAQTGWLAFPPLSGKEYSPGVGVDYYIWGLQVAGLGTTLSGINFFITILKMRTPGMKLMHMPVFTWTALVTNVLIIAAFPVLTVTLVLLTLDRYLGTHFFTNDGGGNAMLYINLIWIWGHPEVYILVLPAFGVFSEVIATYSRKALFGYKGMVYATACIGVLSFIVWLHHFFTMGSGANVNAFFGITTMIISIPTGVKIFNWLFTMFRGRVQFTTPVLWTIGFMVTFTIGGMTGVMLAIPAIDFVLHNSLFLIAHFHNVIIGGVVFGMFAGITYWWPKMFGFRLNETWGKRAFWCWFIGFYVAFMPLYVLGFMGMTRRMQSYPNPEYQPFLIVAAAGAAIIGLGILCQVIQIAVSIRDRKKTADLTGDPWDARTLEWETSSPPSFYNFGMLPKVTELDDFWERKQRGEAWPRPEKYSDIHMPRNTGTGVVIGAFSLAFGFAMIWHIWWLAIVGMIGMIGTYIWRTFDKDTDYYVPAAEVERIESEHRRHLQAQGLVKTEFKA, from the coding sequence CTGTTGGGTAAACTGACATTCGCTGACATCCCGCACGACCCGATCATCATCACCACGCTGATCGGCGCGGGGATCGGTGGTCTGCTCCTGCTGGCGGTCATCACCAAGTTCAAGCTGTGGGGCTATCTCTGGAAAGAGTGGTTCACCTCGGTCGATCACAAGAAGATCGGCATCATGTACCTCATCGTGGCCTTCGTGATGCTGCTTCGCGGCTTCGCCGACGCCATCATGATGCGTGCCCAGCAGGCCATCGCCGTCAACGGCGCTGAAGGCTTCCTGCCGCCGCACCACTACGACCAGATCTTCACCGCCCACGGCGTGATCATGATCTTCTTCGTGGCGATGCCGCTGATCACCGGCCTGATGAACGTCGTGGTGCCGCTGCAGATCGGCGCACGCGACGTGGCCTTCCCGTTCGTGAACTCGCTGAGCTTCTGGCTGTTCGTGGCCGGTGCTGGCCTGATCATGATCTCGCTGGGCGTCGGTGAGTTCGCACAGACCGGTTGGCTGGCCTTCCCGCCGTTGTCGGGCAAGGAGTACAGCCCAGGGGTCGGTGTCGACTACTACATCTGGGGTCTACAGGTCGCAGGCCTGGGTACCACGCTGAGCGGTATCAACTTCTTCATCACCATCCTGAAGATGCGTACCCCGGGCATGAAGCTGATGCACATGCCGGTGTTCACCTGGACCGCGCTGGTCACCAACGTGCTGATCATCGCCGCCTTCCCGGTGCTGACCGTCACCCTGGTGCTGCTGACCCTGGACCGTTACCTGGGCACGCACTTCTTCACCAATGACGGTGGCGGCAACGCCATGCTGTACATCAACCTGATCTGGATCTGGGGTCACCCGGAGGTGTACATCCTGGTCCTGCCGGCGTTCGGTGTGTTCTCGGAAGTCATTGCCACCTACTCGCGCAAGGCGCTGTTCGGTTACAAGGGCATGGTGTACGCCACGGCCTGTATTGGCGTGCTGTCGTTCATCGTGTGGCTGCACCACTTCTTCACCATGGGTTCGGGTGCCAACGTGAATGCCTTCTTCGGCATAACCACGATGATCATCTCCATTCCCACCGGCGTGAAGATCTTCAACTGGCTGTTCACGATGTTCCGCGGTCGCGTGCAGTTCACCACTCCGGTGCTGTGGACGATCGGTTTCATGGTCACCTTCACCATCGGCGGCATGACCGGCGTGATGCTGGCCATCCCGGCCATCGACTTCGTGCTGCACAACAGCCTGTTCCTGATCGCGCACTTCCATAACGTGATCATCGGCGGCGTGGTGTTCGGCATGTTCGCGGGCATCACCTACTGGTGGCCGAAGATGTTCGGCTTCCGTCTGAATGAAACCTGGGGCAAGCGCGCATTCTGGTGCTGGTTCATCGGCTTCTATGTGGCCTTCATGCCGCTGTACGTGCTCGGCTTCATGGGCATGACCCGTCGCATGCAGAGCTACCCGAACCCGGAATACCAGCCGTTCCTGATCGTGGCTGCCGCCGGTGCGGCGATCATCGGCCTGGGCATCCTGTGCCAGGTGATCCAGATCGCTGTGTCGATCCGCGACCGCAAGAAGACCGCCGACCTCACTGGCGACCCGTGGGATGCCCGTACGCTGGAGTGGGAAACCTCTTCGCCGCCGTCGTTCTACAACTTCGGCATGCTGCCCAAGGTCACCGAACTGGACGACTTCTGGGAGCGCAAGCAGCGTGGTGAAGCATGGCCGCGTCCGGAGAAGTACAGCGACATCCACATGCCGCGCAACACCGGTACCGGTGTGGTGATTGGTGCCTTCAGCCTGGCCTTCGGCTTTGCCATGATCTGGCACATCTGGTGGCTGGCCATCGTCGGCATGATCGGCATGATCGGCACCTACATCTGGCGCACCTTCGACAAGGACACGGATTACTACGTGCCGGCCGCCGAAGTTGAGCGGATCGAAAGTGAGCACCGCCGTCACCTGCAGGCGCAGGGTCTGGTGAAAACGGAGTTCAAGGCATGA
- the cyoC gene encoding cytochrome o ubiquinol oxidase subunit III codes for MSSNTSTLNHGHAAHAAAHGHDDHEHHDTGGNTVFGFWVYLMSDCLIFASLFATYIVLAGGTDGGPTGKELFDLSFVAWETTLLLVSSLTFGLGMIAMHKAKVGQMYLWLAITWLLGFGFMVMEVWEFNHLIHQGYGPDRSAFLSAFFALVGTHGLHVSAGLLWLLIMFIQIKQNGLTATNKTRLACLSLFWHFLDLIWIGVFSVVYLKGAL; via the coding sequence ATGAGCAGCAATACCTCCACCCTGAACCATGGGCACGCCGCGCACGCGGCGGCCCACGGCCATGACGACCACGAGCACCACGACACCGGCGGCAACACCGTCTTCGGTTTCTGGGTGTATCTGATGAGCGACTGCCTCATCTTCGCCAGCCTGTTTGCGACCTACATCGTGCTGGCCGGCGGTACCGATGGTGGCCCGACCGGCAAGGAACTGTTCGACCTGAGCTTCGTCGCGTGGGAAACCACGCTGCTGCTGGTCTCTTCGCTGACCTTCGGCCTGGGCATGATCGCCATGCACAAGGCCAAGGTGGGCCAGATGTACCTGTGGCTGGCGATCACCTGGCTGCTGGGCTTCGGCTTCATGGTCATGGAAGTCTGGGAGTTCAACCACCTGATCCACCAGGGTTACGGCCCGGACCGTAGTGCGTTCCTGTCGGCGTTCTTCGCGCTGGTGGGCACCCACGGCCTGCACGTGAGCGCCGGTCTGCTGTGGCTGCTGATCATGTTCATCCAGATCAAGCAGAACGGCCTGACCGCCACCAACAAGACCCGCCTGGCGTGCCTGAGCCTGTTCTGGCACTTCCTGGACCTGATCTGGATCGGCGTGTTCTCCGTCGTCTACCTGAAGGGAGCGCTGTAA
- the cyoD gene encoding cytochrome o ubiquinol oxidase subunit IV, with protein MAHDNHAHHDGHGVGGESHGSVKSYLVGFLLAAVLTIIPFWAVMKGGLPTFTTGVIIIVAAILQIFVHLIFFLHLDRSSAQRWNVSAAAFTVVVIGIIVAGTLWVMHNMNVHMMH; from the coding sequence ATGGCACACGACAATCACGCCCATCACGATGGGCACGGCGTGGGTGGCGAGAGCCACGGCAGCGTCAAGTCCTACCTGGTTGGCTTCCTGCTGGCCGCTGTCCTCACCATCATCCCGTTCTGGGCGGTGATGAAGGGCGGTCTGCCGACCTTCACCACGGGCGTCATCATCATCGTGGCGGCGATCCTGCAGATCTTCGTGCACCTGATTTTCTTCCTGCACCTGGACCGCTCGTCGGCACAGCGCTGGAACGTCAGCGCCGCCGCCTTCACCGTGGTGGTCATCGGCATCATCGTGGCCGGCACGCTGTGGGTGATGCACAACATGAACGTGCACATGATGCACTGA
- a CDS encoding putative bifunctional diguanylate cyclase/phosphodiesterase: protein MTGTYSQSLVVFSLLVAILASYTALDMAARVANTEGKVARWWLAGGAGAMGLGIWSMHFIGMLAFDLGIPMGYDLAITLYSLAVSVGASAYALWLVSHKVLPWYRLAAGAVLMGLGVAAMHYLGMSAMRMEPGIDYHMGWLALSIVIAIVAAGAALWIAFRLRSETRHPMLLRGLASVVMGFAIIGMHYTGMAAAEFPPGSVCGAVGENGVDSKWLAVLVIVTTLATLGIALIASVFDRQMRARTGLLAESLAQANEKLMQAALHDPLTQLPNRMLLQDRIEQTIEKARRRNFPFAVMFCDLDGFKAINDAYGHQLGDKLLVEVSHRVSGLLRSQDTFARLGGDEFVIVFQIDEPEDAAVVAERILASVAEPFFIDALELHVSTSIGIALYPDDAANERELMAHADAAMYHTKDTGRNGYTFFTESLQVTANRQLRLLQDLRRAIPRGELVLHYQPKFLAAGSDIIGAEALVRWQHPELGLLSPDTFIPMAERSGLILPLGEWVLDAACAQLRAWHDAGHDSWTMSVNLSPVQFASSNLLDTVRDTLAKHQLEARFLTLEVTETTAMKDVEASLQILHGLTDMGVHISIDDFGTGYSSLLYLKRMPATELKIDRAFVRELEDNSEDAAIVSSIIALGRSLQLRIVAEGVETAGQQQYLNKLGCDLLQGYHLGKPMDAEAFLRNA, encoded by the coding sequence ATGACCGGCACCTACAGCCAGAGTCTTGTCGTGTTCTCGCTGCTGGTCGCCATCCTGGCCTCCTACACCGCTTTGGACATGGCCGCGCGCGTGGCCAATACGGAAGGCAAGGTCGCCCGCTGGTGGCTGGCCGGCGGTGCCGGGGCCATGGGCCTGGGCATCTGGTCGATGCACTTCATCGGCATGTTGGCCTTCGACCTCGGCATTCCGATGGGCTACGACCTGGCCATCACCCTGTACTCGCTGGCCGTCTCGGTCGGAGCCTCGGCGTATGCACTGTGGCTGGTCTCGCACAAGGTGCTGCCGTGGTACCGGCTGGCTGCCGGCGCGGTGCTGATGGGTCTGGGTGTCGCTGCCATGCACTACCTGGGCATGTCGGCGATGCGCATGGAGCCCGGCATCGACTACCACATGGGCTGGCTGGCGCTTTCGATCGTGATTGCGATTGTGGCTGCCGGTGCCGCCCTGTGGATCGCCTTCCGCCTGCGCTCGGAAACCCGCCATCCGATGCTGCTGCGCGGTCTGGCGTCGGTGGTGATGGGCTTTGCCATCATCGGCATGCATTACACCGGCATGGCCGCCGCCGAATTCCCTCCCGGCAGCGTCTGCGGTGCGGTCGGCGAGAACGGCGTGGACAGCAAGTGGCTGGCGGTGCTGGTCATTGTCACCACCCTCGCCACACTGGGCATCGCGCTGATTGCCTCGGTGTTCGACCGCCAGATGCGCGCCCGCACCGGCCTGCTGGCCGAATCGCTGGCGCAGGCCAACGAAAAGCTGATGCAGGCCGCCCTGCACGACCCGCTGACCCAGCTGCCCAACCGCATGCTGCTGCAGGACCGTATCGAGCAGACCATTGAAAAGGCGCGCCGCCGCAATTTCCCGTTCGCGGTGATGTTCTGCGACCTGGACGGCTTCAAGGCCATCAACGACGCCTATGGGCATCAGCTGGGCGACAAGCTGCTGGTGGAGGTTTCCCATCGCGTGTCCGGTCTGCTGCGCAGCCAGGACACGTTTGCCCGCCTGGGCGGCGACGAGTTCGTCATCGTGTTCCAGATCGACGAACCCGAAGACGCCGCCGTGGTGGCAGAGCGTATCCTGGCCAGTGTGGCCGAGCCGTTCTTCATTGATGCACTGGAACTGCATGTCAGTACCAGCATCGGCATTGCACTGTACCCGGACGACGCCGCCAACGAACGCGAGCTGATGGCGCATGCCGACGCGGCGATGTACCACACCAAGGACACGGGCCGGAACGGCTATACCTTCTTCACCGAGTCGCTGCAGGTCACCGCCAACCGCCAGCTGCGCCTGCTACAGGACCTGCGTCGCGCGATTCCGCGTGGCGAGCTGGTGCTGCACTACCAGCCCAAGTTCCTGGCCGCCGGTTCGGACATCATCGGGGCCGAGGCACTGGTGCGCTGGCAGCATCCGGAGCTGGGGCTACTCTCGCCCGACACCTTCATTCCCATGGCCGAGCGCAGCGGATTGATCCTGCCGCTGGGTGAGTGGGTGCTGGATGCGGCGTGCGCGCAGTTGCGGGCGTGGCACGATGCCGGGCATGACAGCTGGACCATGTCGGTGAACCTGTCGCCCGTGCAGTTTGCTTCAAGCAACCTGCTCGATACCGTGCGCGACACGCTGGCAAAGCATCAGCTGGAAGCGCGCTTCCTGACCCTGGAAGTGACCGAGACCACGGCCATGAAGGACGTGGAGGCCAGCCTGCAGATTCTGCATGGACTGACCGACATGGGCGTGCACATCTCGATTGATGACTTTGGTACCGGCTATTCCAGCCTGCTCTATCTGAAGCGCATGCCGGCAACCGAGTTGAAGATTGACCGCGCGTTTGTGCGTGAGCTGGAAGACAACAGTGAGGATGCGGCGATTGTGTCGTCGATAATCGCGCTGGGGCGGTCGTTGCAGTTGCGGATCGTTGCGGAGGGTGTGGAGACCGCCGGGCAGCAGCAGTATTTGAATAAGCTGGGGTGTGACCTGCTGCAGGGGTATCACCTGGGCAAGCCGATGGACGCCGAGGCGTTCCTGCGCAACGCGTGA
- the radA gene encoding DNA repair protein RadA: MAKRLTAYVCSECGAEYSKWQGQCTECGAWNVLSEITLESAAAAKSPASRRSGWAGKVDAPKVMALKDVQHTEHQRVTTGIGEFDRVLGGGLVEGAVVLVGGDPGIGKSTLLLQAVAKMAANLPVLYITGEESLSQVAGRAIRLDLPLEGVNALAETQVEAILQHASQAKPRLIVADSVQTLWTESLTAAPGSVSQVRESAARLVRFAKETGTAVFLVGHVTKEGGIAGPRVLEHMVDAVLYFEGESGSRFRLLRAFKNRFGAVNELGVFAMGEKGLKEVSNPSAIFLSGGSTRQPGSCVMVTREGTRPLLVEVQALVDASPLSNPRRVAVGLEQNRLAMLLAVLHRHGGVLVGDQDVFVNVVGGIRVQETAVDLPVLLAVLSSLQDRPLAEKTIAFGEVGLSGEIRPVPNGEDRLREAATHGFKRAIVPKANAPKTGSVKGMEVIAVERLSEAIEAA; the protein is encoded by the coding sequence ATGGCCAAGCGGCTCACCGCCTACGTCTGCAGCGAATGCGGCGCGGAATACAGCAAGTGGCAGGGGCAGTGCACCGAATGCGGGGCCTGGAACGTGCTCAGCGAGATCACCCTGGAAAGCGCGGCTGCGGCCAAGTCGCCGGCTTCGCGCCGCTCCGGCTGGGCCGGCAAGGTCGATGCACCCAAGGTGATGGCGCTGAAGGACGTGCAGCACACCGAGCACCAGCGGGTGACCACCGGCATCGGCGAATTCGACCGGGTGCTGGGTGGCGGGCTGGTGGAGGGCGCGGTGGTGCTGGTCGGCGGCGACCCGGGCATCGGCAAGTCCACCCTGCTGCTGCAGGCGGTGGCGAAGATGGCGGCGAATCTGCCGGTGCTGTACATCACCGGTGAGGAATCGCTGTCGCAGGTGGCGGGCCGGGCGATCCGCCTGGACCTGCCGCTGGAAGGCGTGAACGCGCTCGCTGAAACCCAGGTGGAAGCCATTCTGCAGCACGCCAGCCAGGCCAAGCCGCGGCTGATCGTGGCTGATTCCGTGCAGACCTTGTGGACCGAATCGCTTACTGCGGCACCGGGCTCGGTCAGCCAGGTGCGCGAAAGTGCGGCGCGGCTGGTGCGTTTCGCCAAGGAAACCGGCACCGCCGTGTTTCTGGTCGGTCACGTCACCAAGGAAGGCGGCATTGCCGGCCCTCGCGTGCTGGAGCACATGGTGGATGCGGTGCTGTATTTCGAAGGCGAAAGCGGCAGCCGCTTCCGTCTGCTGCGTGCGTTCAAGAACCGCTTTGGCGCGGTGAACGAGCTGGGTGTGTTCGCGATGGGCGAGAAGGGCCTGAAAGAGGTGTCCAATCCATCGGCCATTTTCCTGTCCGGCGGCAGCACCCGGCAGCCGGGCAGTTGCGTGATGGTCACCCGCGAGGGCACGCGTCCGTTGCTGGTGGAAGTGCAGGCGCTGGTGGATGCCTCACCGCTGTCCAACCCGCGCCGCGTGGCAGTGGGCCTGGAGCAGAACCGGTTGGCGATGCTGCTGGCGGTGCTGCACCGTCACGGTGGCGTGCTGGTGGGCGACCAGGACGTGTTCGTCAACGTGGTGGGCGGCATCCGCGTGCAGGAAACCGCAGTGGACCTGCCGGTGCTGCTGGCGGTGCTGTCATCGCTGCAGGACCGGCCGCTGGCGGAGAAGACCATTGCATTTGGTGAGGTGGGGTTGTCTGGCGAGATTCGTCCCGTGCCCAACGGTGAGGATCGGTTGCGCGAGGCGGCCACGCACGGCTTCAAGCGCGCGATCGTGCCCAAGGCGAACGCGCCGAAGACCGGCAGCGTGAAGGGCATGGAGGTGATCGCGGTGGAGCGGTTGTCCGAGGCGATCGAAGCGGCGTAA
- a CDS encoding cytochrome C assembly family protein → MTIVLIATLLYLTATALLVRAVARDDASRSPTWLWPALPAMLLHGGYHALVAIRTSGGPDMHFFAALSLVGLGMAWLTSLVGARGRMSALGVVVFPVAAALLCGYHAYGHEPSRALGWQLATHAWLALLAYATLSIAALLAIMLWLQERALRRRDFRPWLRALPPLADLESLLFRVIAVGFALLTLTLVTGVLFVDDLLAQKLVHKTVLSVLSWVVFGVLLIGRRRYGWRGVKAVHWTLTAMVLLGLAFFGSRFAIELVFNRG, encoded by the coding sequence ATGACAATCGTTCTCATCGCGACCCTGCTGTACCTGACCGCCACCGCCCTGCTGGTGCGTGCGGTGGCCCGCGATGACGCCTCCCGCTCGCCCACCTGGCTGTGGCCGGCGCTGCCGGCGATGCTGCTGCACGGCGGTTACCACGCGCTGGTAGCCATCCGCACCAGCGGCGGGCCGGACATGCATTTCTTCGCTGCGCTGTCACTGGTGGGCCTGGGCATGGCCTGGCTGACCTCGCTGGTGGGCGCGCGCGGGCGCATGTCCGCGCTGGGCGTGGTGGTGTTCCCCGTCGCCGCCGCCCTGCTCTGCGGTTACCACGCCTACGGCCATGAACCCAGCCGGGCACTGGGCTGGCAGCTGGCCACCCACGCGTGGCTGGCGCTGCTGGCCTACGCCACGCTGAGCATTGCCGCGCTTCTGGCGATCATGCTGTGGCTGCAGGAACGCGCCCTGCGCCGGCGTGATTTCCGCCCCTGGCTGCGCGCACTGCCGCCGCTGGCGGATCTGGAATCGCTGCTGTTCCGGGTGATTGCGGTGGGCTTTGCCTTGCTGACGCTCACGCTGGTGACCGGCGTGCTGTTCGTGGACGACCTGCTGGCGCAGAAGCTGGTGCACAAGACCGTGCTGAGCGTGCTGTCGTGGGTGGTGTTCGGGGTGCTGCTGATCGGCCGCCGCCGCTACGGCTGGCGTGGGGTGAAAGCGGTGCACTGGACGCTGACCGCGATGGTGCTGCTGGGGCTGGCGTTCTTTGGCAGCCGGTTTGCGATTGAACTGGTGTTTAATCGCGGCTGA